Proteins encoded by one window of Panicum virgatum strain AP13 chromosome 7N, P.virgatum_v5, whole genome shotgun sequence:
- the LOC120681704 gene encoding uncharacterized protein LOC120681704 → MGWPESLDKHLVEGCLKVVQDGIYVTEYTGLFYVEVAKYIWAQTSMSISRTDLKARFEYFKGLWGRYHKLTRELARSPAGTSNEHIKKELESDKYKRMLQFEDQLAVIFIACDEYKSKPIAAYRTNIKCGNFSSTSSGKRRTDEESSRQVRQKSSEVHMPQSSQDGMTRLDNHKLKQQIQPKGVNSSWSTDTDQQSENHRSMSRGSASAAVMREQKYEQPTDYISALTNLDEHRCSASYFFFYSLALRDPVALSGFIAKKTYSSRRKYLNHLLDHHFVTLEPDKMNRWHELRVRELDAPVAPVDHACPRDSA, encoded by the exons ATGGGATGGCCTGAATCATTGGACAAGCATTTGGTGGAGGGGTGTTTGAAAGTGGTTCAGGATGGAATATATGTAACAGAATACACGGGCTTGTTTTATGTGGAAGTTGCAAAATACATCTGGGCACAAACCAGTATGTCTATCTCAAGGACTGATCTGAAAGCAAGGTTTGAATACTTCAAAGGATTGTGGGGACGGTACCACAAGTTAACGCGGGAGTTGGCAAGATCGCCGGCGGGTACCTCAAATGAACAT ATAAAAAAAGAACTTGAATCGGATAAATACAAACGTATGTTGCAATTTGAGGATCAGCTCGCTGTGATATTTATAGCATGTGATGAGTATAAGTCAAAACCAATAGCTGCGTACCGCACCAATATTAAATGTGGGAACTTCAGTAGTACAAGTAGTGGGAAGCGCAGAACTGATGAGGAGTCCTCCCGCCAAGTTCGGCAGAAGAGCTCAGAAGTTCATATGCCTCAGTCATCACAAGATGGCATGACCCGTTTGGATAACCACAAG CTGAAGCAACAGATTCAGCCAAAGGGTGTGAACTCATCCTGGTCCACTGACACCGATCAGCAGTCGGAGAACCACAgg AGTATGTCAAGGGGGTCAGCTTCAGCGGCGGTGATGAGAGAGCAAAAGTATGAACAGCCCACTGACTATATTTCTGCACTGACGAATTTGGATGAACATCGGTGTTCAGCaagttatttctttttttattcacTTGCGCTGAGGGACCCTGTTGCTCTGAGCGGTTTTATAGCTAAGAAGACCTATTCCAGTAGGAGAAAATACCTCAATCACTTGCTA GACCACCATTTTGTGACGCTGGAACCAGATAAAATGAATCGCTGGCATGAGCTACGTGTTCGTGAGCTAGATGCTCCTGTTGCTCCTGTTGACCATGCATGCCCTAGAGACTCAGCCTGA